cgcggctcgtcgaccgcTCCTCACCCGTCTCCCAGAGCCCGGTCGAGGCAGAAATTCTCGGCAAGCTCCAGCGCCGCTTTGAtacggcgctgcacgacaTTGCTGCTTTTGTGCGAGAGACGCAGCACAGCCTGCAAAGCGCGATCCAGGACGCGACCGACCACGTCCAGGTTGCCACGCACAGCACGCCAAAGccggtcgctgcgccgagcggaaGTGCGCGGGGCTTGGACGTGCCAGCGGACTCGTTTGTAAAGCGCCCgtcgaccgaggcgccggcgcggcaaGTATcagtcggcgcgctctcgcAGTCGTTgtcgcgcctcggccgcggcctgccagagcgcacgcagcgtgcagACGACaggcacgcggcgcccaaggccgccgcggaCACCCCTGCTTCCACTGCGCCCAAAGCCGCTGCCCCTGCGCCcaaagcggcgcagcctgcgcctgctcgagcggaGGGGCCCTCGTTACCCCGCCACGTTGCATTTGCcaacgacgacgatgcgggCGCCATCGAGGAAGAGGCCAACCGCCTCGAGTCGGACGACCCCGTCTTTGAGATCGACGAAGacctcgagctggacgcGGCGAATGCGCCCATGCAGCCTGCCGCCCcccgcgccgacgatgcTGAGGCGGAGGACCGTGCAGCGCTGGATACCGAGGCGTCGTACAAGCTCAACACAGGCCTTGCGATGTCGTTCTCGGGCGTCGACACGTCGAACCCCATCTACGGCGAGCGCCCTGCGCCCCCATCGTacgagcacgagcagcaAGGGCCGTACGATATGGTCGAGGATAAGCAATTGTCTGGCTCgcttgctgcgcggcgtgcggtgcgtgccgagcccgagcgccgcacgagccGCCCCCACGACCGGTACGCGGACGAGGACTTGGCGCTTGCCGGCGTGCTTGCGGCCAACACCCCCTCGCACCGCAACCTGCAAGGCCCGCAGCAGTCATCCAAGCTCTGGACTGCCGaaggcgagcggcgctgggGAGCGTGGCAGAgccgcgtcgaccagctcgatTCGAGTGCCGCCGGGCTTGCGGCCTCGGTGCCTGCGAAAAAGTTCCCTCCCGGAATCCCcatgcgtgcgccgcgccgcgagatAAGCGACGGCCTGGACCGCGAGCCGAAGACGAGCTTGCCGTACAAGGAAAAGATGCTGGTCccctcgctgcgccaggccgtGCGTGGCTTCAAGCGCTCGCCCGGCCCCACGAGCCGTGTGCCAAGCAGCGGCATGCTCGCGAGCAGTCTGCGCACGACGGGCTTTGCGGCCGGCGACACGCACAAGCCGGGCGACATGCCaatgcgccgcacggccagcacgcgctcgcagcgGCATGGCGGCGCGAACGCCGTACCTCCCGTGCCGTACGTGCCGAGTGCGTCGTTGCGCGTATCGCTTGGCCCCGAGAGCGAGCCccgtgcgctcgagtccatctttggcggcgcgggcaCGGACGACCTTTCCAAGCTTTTGTACTATATGCATTTCTTGCAGAACCTCAAGCTGTCGAAGCGTACCGGCTGGTACCATCACGGGATTCCTGCGCCCGAGTCGATTGCGGACCACATGTACCGCATGGCAATGCTGGCGATGCTTGTGCGTCCCGATGGGCTCGATATTCCCAAGTGTGTCATGATGGCGCTTGtgcacgacctcgccgaggcgcaggtcggcgacctgaCGCCCATGTGTCGCGtcgacaaggccgagaagcagcgccgcgagacCGAGGCGATCCACTACCTCACGCAGGACCTCCTCGGCAACtccccggcggcggccaaCATTCTCCAGCTCTGGCACGAGTACGAGGAGCGGACGACCGCCGAGGCACGCCTCGTCAAGGACCTCGACTGCTTCGAGCTCTGCCTCCAGACCTACGAgtacgagctcgcgcacggcacaCGCGACCTGCAGCAGTTCTGGCTGGGCGCCGCTTCAAAGATCGCGCATCCCCAAGTCAAGAGCTggacgcaggcgctcctgcgcaagcgccgcgcgctctgGGAGGGCCGCGGCATCGCGTACGACACCCCCATTGCATAGGATCGATACCCATGTGGAGGATAGTGACACGTGCTTCTGTCCCACGATGGAGCGCGGCAACCTGTACgacgggcgcgagcgcctccgTCCGGGCAcaggccgcgcaggcggGGTAGACGCGCGGCCGGGGCGGGAGGAAAagcctgcgcggccgcgcgcgccgagcgcggtgcAGTCGCCCTACCGCACGCCGATTACGCCGGCCAGCTTCTACGGCAAGCCGGAGCGGGGtggtgcggcgcgcaagcgcgacgcgccgagcgcgccgtcgccgagtGCCAAGCAGCCCAAGATGGCGTCGTCTCCGCCGCGACTGCAGCacacgccgacgcgcgccagcgcgtcgcccgcggccGACTCGAGCCCAGACGAGCTGaacctcgcgccgctgccgctgcgtgcgcggaTGCGGCCTAAGGACGCGCCCAGCACGCAGAGCCTTGCGATTCCGCTCTATGCAATGTACCTCGATGAGGGCTGgtacgcgcgcgacgcgcgcctcgagctcgtgtcGTTTGCGAATCACTTTACCGTgatgctcggcgcggacgaGTGCTGCAAGATTGCTATGCGCGACATCTTTAACTGGACGATTGGGGGGGAGGAGCACAAGCTGTTTGTTGTGTCTGTGCGGAAAGCGAGccttgcgtcgctgctgcgcctcgcgccagGCCTCGAGCCGGAGGAGGGCAAAGCGCACGTCTATTTCTGGGCGAATGCGAGCTCGGGCTATGCGGCCAAGCAGTGGGACGCGCTTATCGAACGTGTCCGCGGCAGCGTCCTACAGCGGCCTGCGTCTGACCTCGGCGGGGCAAAGGCGGCTGAAttgcagcgccgcctccaaGCGTCGGAAAAGCTGCCGATGCGCCTTCCGTCGCCCAACGCCCTTCCTGCGCTTCTCCACGACAAGGCGACCATTGCGCAGTCCAAGCCGAttgccgtgcgcgagcggcgtagCACGCCGCAGTCGAGCCCGACGCCCGGCGAGAAAAAAGTGATACCCCTGACCTCGCCCCCGTCGTCCCCCGAGCCGGCCGGGACGGTGGCGCGGCGGAgtgcgcggcacacgccCGCCGACGAGTCGCCCAGCGTGCCCATTCTGCGGTACCCCGCCTCGGGGCCGTTTGCTGTAACGATCCTCGAGTCGGAtctgcaccgcctcgacgcggacgagtTTCTGAACGATACCCTGATCGAGTTCGGGCTGCGctacctgctcgagcaggtgcgccagcgcgacgaggcccTTGCGTCTCAGATCCATGTATTCAGCTCTTTCTTCTTCCTCAAGATGAGCGAGTTTCGCGACCGTGCCAAGTCGTACGAGCAAGTGCGCAAGTGGACCAACAAGGTCGACATCTTTTCGAAAAAGTACCTCGTGATTCCTATCCACGAGCATATGCACTGGTACCTCGCGATTGTCGTGAACCCCAGTGCAGTGCTCTCGGCGCCTTCCGACCCACAATtacgccgctcggcacggaATACACCCGACGTGGACGCGgcaagcgcgtcgcccgcaccgagcgccaagagcgccacgccgccggccgggcgcgcggcaggcacgccgccgccccagGCGCCACGCCCTGCGCGTACGCCGACCAAGATTGTGCcgggcgagcggcgcgtcgcgacgccggaAAGGGccccgccgcccgagcaggCCTACGTCCTGGTCCTCGACTCGCTGGGATCGAGTCACGGGCCGGTCAAGACACTCTTGCGCGATTACCTCCGTCttgaggcgcgcgacaagAAGCACATCGATGCAgacgtcgacctgcgccgcctcggtgaCCCAGtgcacgtcgacgtcgacgtcgccgagcagcccAACTACTGCGACTGTGGACTATACCTCTTGCACAACTTCCAGTGCTTTTTCTCCGATCCACAGACCTACttccgcgacgcgctgcgttcACGCAAAAGCGCAAATACAAAGGACACGCCACCCTCCGACCtgtggcgcgccggcgacatggaccagcgccgcaagcatTGGCAAGACCTCTTGCGCAGCCTCAGCGAGGAGTGGAGCAGCACATAGAGACTACTTATCCGcccggccgccgacgagctcctgcagcCATGCAGGCTCGATCTTGGACACGGTGCGCGCAAACGTTTGCGACGTAAGCACGAGCTCTTCGAACACAATGGCCTGCACGGACGATGCAgacgtgccgcgcgcgctgtgCCGAGCAGGATGCAGCGTGCACGCAGGGTGCAGCTTGAACGACTGCCCGCCTGCAATGCGGCGGAACGTGCCGTCGggctgccgcagcgccgtgttGCTCAGGCGGCCCTGGCCGAGGCActgcagcaggtcgaggtAGTCCTCCGCTTCGCCGCGGCCCGCTTTCCATGCACGGCCGCCTTTGGTaacgacgagcgcatcgccctcgtcctcgtcgtccgaaATGGGTGCACTCTTGGCACGCGGctcgtcatcgtcgtcgtcgcacACGATGCCATTCTGGCGGCAGATGCGCATGAGCTGCTTCCGAATCGCAAGGATATTCTTCATtgtgcgctcgtgcaccgAGTGGGCCTGGCACCacatgcgcagctcgtgcttGGCGCCTTGGCTTGCAAATGCATGGCTCTGCGTtgcgtgcgtgcgtgcaGCGAGGTAGCCTTGCAAGGCATTCAGCATCGTCGCATGGTCCCCGCTGGGGTCGAGGAACACATCGCGTGCACGCTCCGcagcctcgcggcgctcggggTCGTGCGGCTCGACAAACACGCCGCGGTCTGCAGAGAGGACCGAGACGAGGTCCCGAGCCTGGCGCGCACAGTGCGTCCCGCGCTCTGCCGCGGCCAGCAGCAGGCGTGCGTACGACGGCGTGATGGGAAGAAGAGCAAGTTTGCGGCCCAGCGGCGTAaggcgcatcgccttggACTCGCGCTGCGTATCGATTgcaccgagctcggccaggtgcagcacggcctcttgcagcagcgacgtgtCCGGCGGATCGATCCAGTCAAAGGTAAACGGATCGACGCCCATCGCATAGagctggagcgccgcgccggagAGCTCCGTGCGGTGAATCTCGGCAACTGGCGACTTTTGCAGGTCCTGGAAGGCGTCTTTTGTATAGAGGCGGTAGCACTCGCCCGGCCCTTCACGACCCgcacgaccggcgcgctgcacgctgGACGATTGCGAGATGGGGAGGACTTGCAGTGTCTCGATCCCTGTCTGCGGCGAAAACACCTTTTCCTTGACGAGGCCCGAGTCGATCACGTACTTCACCCCGGGAATCGTGATACTGGTCTCGGCAATGTTGGTCGCCAGGACGACCTTGCGCGTATCtggcggcgtcggcgcaaagacggccgtcgaggccgcagggccgagcgccgcataCAGCGGGCGCACAATCAGGGCCGGAGGCTCGCGCCCTTCGTCCGCGCCCCaggcgtcgagctgcgaggcaaagagctgcagcgactgtgcgagcgactcgatcTCTTCCTGGCCGGTCGCAAagacgagcacgtcgccgagcggtTTGGACACATGGATCTGCATcaccgcacgcaccgctGCATCTGTCCAGTCTTGGCAGCTCTCTTCGGTATGGTACagccgcacgccgtgctGACGCCCAGCGACGTACAGGATCGGGACAGTGGGCGTAGCTTCGGACGCAAAGAAGCGCGAGAACAGCTCGGCGTCAATCGTAGCACTCATAATCACGAGCTTGAGCGGCGTAATAGCCTCTCCAGcctcgtgccgccgccgccgctcgcgctggattTGCTTCACGAGACCAAGCAGCATATCGGTGCGGAGCGagcgctcgtgcgcctcgtcgatgaTGAGCACGCCGTACCGCTTCAAGAGCCCCGTCCTTGTCTTGCCTTTttccagcgccgcatccgcTGGCCCGAGGACTTCGCGGATGAGCATACCATCGGTCATAAACTTGATCTTGGTGTTCTTGTTCGTCCGGTCGTCGAAACGGACCGAGTAACCGACATACTCCGGCTTGTCGTCACTTCCTTTGTGCAGGAGCGTCGCTGGGTCTGCGCACCCCATCTCGGAtgcgacacggcgcgcaagcgACGTCGCAGCGACACGACGGGGCTGCGTAATGCCGATCATCAGCCGGCTGTCGCGCGGAAGGATGCCGTCTTCCAGCAGAAACTGCGGCACCTGTGTCGTTTTACCACTACCCGTTTCACCCACAAGAATCACCGTGTCCTGTTCACGAATCCGCTCGACAATCGTCTCCCGGCCGGCCCACACCGGCAGCGCCTGCCGTCCGCTTAGCGCTTCGCCCATCGTCGCCTCCACGCCGAAACTTCGCCCGATTTCCCGATAGTAGCGCTTGCGTCAGCGGGGCCGTGCGGTGGCGCTCTTCCACGATGGAGTTCAACTTTACGGGGTCGTCGCGGCCCCAGCGCAACATCAATCTCGGTGGTGCCGGCGGAAaatcggcggcgcagctcgcagccgaagcacgcgcgctgcgtgcagATCGGCACATGCAAAAGCAGCGAAATGTGGCTGCGACTCGCATCCAAGCGGCGTTCCGCGCGTatggcgacgcggcgcgcacgcgcggcgcgtactTGGCAGACCTTGATGGCGTGCAATGGCCGTGCGTATCGCAAGAGGATTGGGTGCGCCGAACACGCCTCCTCGTTTTCTCGTACACGCCGGCGTTCTCCAGCAGGCACGCCAGGCACGTCGTTCAATGGGCAGCGCATCTGCCGGAGGATGCGTGGAGTATCGGCGGCGAAGCGTGGCACACACTCCTTGCGCTTGTCGTGCGCCAGATGCTGCacatgctcgagcaccaCCCCAAAAGCCTCGGTGAGCTGGCCGGGGCGTACATCGACGCGATGGCGAAACTGGTGCCGGCGCAGGAGTCGTACGCCGAAGCACAGGCGCGTCTCGTGCGCTCCATGCTGCGTCACGGACTTCACCGCGCACTGGCAGCGTACATGGAGTCGCTTCCGGTGCAGCGCACACAGGACGCAGGGCTCTGCATGGAGCTAATGCTCCGTCCCTTTGCCGTCTTTTCCACAAGCAGCGACGCTTTTGTCGAAGACGTTGCCGATTCCGAGGCGCCAGGCCGTGccgttgcgctgcgcggcttTGTGGCGTCGGTGCTGACGCTGCCGCACCTCTCGGCCCGATTGCCTCTGGGCCATGTACAGACCTTGGCCGCTTCGCTTCCGCTGGACGAAATCGAGGCGCATACCCAGACCCTCGGAAGCTACTATGACCTCGCTACGCACGATGAGGCGCTGAGCGAGAACCCGATTCATTCGCCGTACCTCCTTGGCAATCTGCTGCTCCTTGCCTCGAAGCGGGTGCCGCGTATGGACGGACCTCAGCTGCAGTCGTACCTCgtgacgctcgcgctgcttcAAAACGCACTACCGCCGTCTACGTTTGCAGCGCCCAcggccgagcacgacgcggtgcaggcTTCGGTCGGCTCGCTGATGGACGGCGACAATGAGCCGCAAGGCGAATCCCAATCATACCctacgctcgacgaggcgagctACCACAACCTCCGCATTCTCGTGTCCGATTCGCATCTGCACGCGATTCTCGCACAGAGCACAAagcacgcgtcgcggacACGCGGCCCTCTGTGCGCGTTTCtggtcgcgacgctgcatgcctggccgagcgccgagtgcgAAGGCGTGCTCACGACGGTGCTCTATGGCTACGACCACAGCATCGGCCGCTCtgcacacgccgcgcatctGCCGTCGGTCGGTGCGATCGTGCGTGAGCTGTGGCGCGGCTATGTGCGTGGCAACAAGCTTGCAcggcagctcggcacgtccggcgcctcggcgcgcttgtTCGAAACGCGCAAAGCGCTGGTGGATGAGTCGCTCAGGGAAGAGTGGCcggtgctcgtcgtgctgTGCCAGTTGTACGGCCGCTGCCTCTTGACGatgggcgacgacgagttcTACCCGCCCGACCGCCTTGCGTCGGGCGGCAAGAACCCCCTTTCGCTCGATGAGCTCGTGACGCTGAGCGGCATGCTGCGTAATCTCGCCTTTGTCTTGTACTGGCACGAGGAGCTTGTCGGCGACGGGTCTGGCAGTGCGGTAGTGCCAGGCACGAGCATgccgctccttgcgctccgtGAGCTCGCAACGCGACTTTTGCAGCAGCTGCATACCCGTGATGCGCGTCACGCCTTTACACCCGAGGGCCATTGGCACATGCTCAGCCAGCAGGACCTTGCGTCGTTCATCCAGTCGGTTGTGCTGGAAGAGCGCGACCTggccacgccgcgcgacgagatggacgtcgacgatgcgccccgtgctgcgcggctgcgccACTCGGTCTTTTCCGCGCGGACGCTGGCCTTTATCAGCCC
The Malassezia japonica chromosome 2, complete sequence genome window above contains:
- the prh1 gene encoding RNA helicase (EggNog:ENOG503NWVV; COG:A) codes for the protein MGEALSGRQALPVWAGRETIVERIREQDTVILVGETGSGKTTQVPQFLLEDGILPRDSRLMIGITQPRRVAATSLARRVASEMGCADPATLLHKGSDDKPEYVGYSVRFDDRTNKNTKIKFMTDGMLIREVLGPADAALEKGKTRTGLLKRYGVLIIDEAHERSLRTDMLLGLVKQIQRERRRRHEAGEAITPLKLVIMSATIDAELFSRFFASEATPTVPILYVAGRQHGVRLYHTEESCQDWTDAAVRAVMQIHVSKPLGDVLVFATGQEEIESLAQSLQLFASQLDAWGADEGREPPALIVRPLYAALGPAASTAVFAPTPPDTRKVVLATNIAETSITIPGVKYVIDSGLVKEKVFSPQTGIETLQVLPISQSSSVQRAGRAGREGPGECYRLYTKDAFQDLQKSPVAEIHRTELSGAALQLYAMGVDPFTFDWIDPPDTSLLQEAVLHLAELGAIDTQRESKAMRLTPLGRKLALLPITPSYARLLLAAAERGTHCARQARDLVSVLSADRGVFVEPHDPERREAAERARDVFLDPSGDHATMLNALQGYLAARTHATQSHAFASQGAKHELRMWCQAHSVHERTMKNILAIRKQLMRICRQNGIVCDDDDDEPRAKSAPISDDEDEGDALVVTKGGRAWKAGRGEAEDYLDLLQCLGQGRLSNTALRQPDGTFRRIAGGQSFKLHPACTLHPARHSARGTSASSVQAIVFEELVLTSQTFARTVSKIEPAWLQELVGGRADK
- the HUL5 gene encoding HECT-type E3 ubiquitin transferase (COG:O; EggNog:ENOG503NTYZ), which gives rise to MEFNFTGSSRPQRNINLGGAGGKSAAQLAAEARALRADRHMQKQRNVAATRIQAAFRAYGDAARTRGAYLADLDGVQWPHVVQWAAHLPEDAWSIGGEAWHTLLALVVRQMLHMLEHHPKSLGELAGAYIDAMAKLVPAQESYAEAQARLVRSMLRHGLHRALAAYMESLPVQRTQDAGLCMELMLRPFAVFSTSSDAFVEDVADSEAPGRAVALRGFVASVLTLPHLSARLPLGHVQTLAASLPLDEIEAHTQTLGSYYDLATHDEALSENPIHSPYLLGNLLLLASKRVPRMDGPQLQSYLVTLALLQNALPPSTFAAPTAEHDAVQASVGSLMDGDNEPQGESQSYPTLDEASYHNLRILVSDSHLHAILAQSTKHASRTRGPLCAFLVATLHAWPSAECEGVLTTVLYGYDHSIGRSAHAAHLPSVGAIVRELWRGYVRGNKLARQLGTSGASARLFETRKALVDESLREEWPVLVVLCQLYGRCLLTMGDDEFYPPDRLASGGKNPLSLDELVTLSGMLRNLAFVLYWHEELVGDGSGSAVVPGTSMPLLALRELATRLLQQLHTRDARHAFTPEGHWHMLSQQDLASFIQSVVLEERDLATPRDEMDVDDAPRAARLRHSVFSARTLAFISPRLGVLNNIPFVIPFEVRVEIFRQFVRNDAERLHISRDLFSRTSRHRATVRRESIATDGMAQLNSLGPRLKEPVEIVFIDQFGQPEAGIDGGGVFKEFLTTLTRQVFDTDRGLWRTNERQELYPNPHSYARQPDQLEWYTFLGRILGKALYDGILVDVKLASFFLGKWLGHQGYLDDLASLHSLDAALYRGLIQLKNYTGDVENDFALNFTVSDEEFGVTHTTELIPGGADIPVTKENRLSYIYHVSRYRLSKQIEPQCRAFFQGLSELIDPRWLRLLSRDELGVLVSGTDSPIDLADLRAHTVYGGFHEKDLAVTYFWEALESMDQASRKAFLRFVTSSPNPPLLGFSELNPQFAIRNAGDDVTRLPTASTCVNLLKLPAYASRAQCLEKLLYAVHSEAGFDLS
- a CDS encoding Ulp1 peptidase (COG:O; EggNog:ENOG503P3Y4; MEROPS:MER0011024); this encodes MERGNLYDGRERLRPGTGRAGGVDARPGREEKPARPRAPSAVQSPYRTPITPASFYGKPERGGAARKRDAPSAPSPSAKQPKMASSPPRLQHTPTRASASPAADSSPDELNLAPLPLRARMRPKDAPSTQSLAIPLYAMYLDEGWYARDARLELVSFANHFTVMLGADECCKIAMRDIFNWTIGGEEHKLFVVSVRKASLASLLRLAPGLEPEEGKAHVYFWANASSGYAAKQWDALIERVRGSVLQRPASDLGGAKAAELQRRLQASEKLPMRLPSPNALPALLHDKATIAQSKPIAVRERRSTPQSSPTPGEKKVIPLTSPPSSPEPAGTVARRSARHTPADESPSVPILRYPASGPFAVTILESDLHRLDADEFLNDTLIEFGLRYLLEQVRQRDEALASQIHVFSSFFFLKMSEFRDRAKSYEQVRKWTNKVDIFSKKYLVIPIHEHMHWYLAIVVNPSAVLSAPSDPQLRRSARNTPDVDAASASPAPSAKSATPPAGRAAGTPPPQAPRPARTPTKIVPGERRVATPERAPPPEQAYVLVLDSLGSSHGPVKTLLRDYLRLEARDKKHIDADVDLRRLGDPVHVDVDVAEQPNYCDCGLYLLHNFQCFFSDPQTYFRDALRSRKSANTKDTPPSDLWRAGDMDQRRKHWQDLLRSLSEEWSST
- a CDS encoding uncharacterized protein (EggNog:ENOG503NWF9; COG:S); its protein translation is MTDTEAGAPPGVWACPCLNIRIRGRILHSERGPWPSELELSDPHSLSIALPRYTHAGRMQKNGAAVTEVMCKLCMSDVYAVPASAGASEKDQDATIHDLLHTHLPIVPSDRTLWLSDKCIAGADISTKETLPTYSAALGVLLPDRSNDTEHAPLHALESAAAAYMLPAIPTRLVDRSSPVSQSPVEAEILGKLQRRFDTALHDIAAFVRETQHSLQSAIQDATDHVQVATHSTPKPVAAPSGSARGLDVPADSFVKRPSTEAPARQVSVGALSQSLSRLGRGLPERTQRADDRHAAPKAAADTPASTAPKAAAPAPKAAQPAPARAEGPSLPRHVAFANDDDAGAIEEEANRLESDDPVFEIDEDLELDAANAPMQPAAPRADDAEAEDRAALDTEASYKLNTGLAMSFSGVDTSNPIYGERPAPPSYEHEQQGPYDMVEDKQLSGSLAARRAVRAEPERRTSRPHDRYADEDLALAGVLAANTPSHRNLQGPQQSSKLWTAEGERRWGAWQSRVDQLDSSAAGLAASVPAKKFPPGIPMRAPRREISDGLDREPKTSLPYKEKMLVPSLRQAVRGFKRSPGPTSRVPSSGMLASSLRTTGFAAGDTHKPGDMPMRRTASTRSQRHGGANAVPPVPYVPSASLRVSLGPESEPRALESIFGGAGTDDLSKLLYYMHFLQNLKLSKRTGWYHHGIPAPESIADHMYRMAMLAMLVRPDGLDIPKCVMMALVHDLAEAQVGDLTPMCRVDKAEKQRRETEAIHYLTQDLLGNSPAAANILQLWHEYEERTTAEARLVKDLDCFELCLQTYEYELAHGTRDLQQFWLGAASKIAHPQVKSWTQALLRKRRALWEGRGIAYDTPIA